The following proteins come from a genomic window of Miscanthus floridulus cultivar M001 chromosome 2, ASM1932011v1, whole genome shotgun sequence:
- the LOC136539643 gene encoding protein ELF4-LIKE 4-like, protein MEGGETTLSAFGGDTKVLHAFQTSFVQVQTLLDQNRLLINEINHNHESKVPGDLSRNVGLIRELNNNIRRVVDLYADLSSLFAASDAGGGGRAASEGGSVGTFRQAAAAGHKRIRSGLD, encoded by the coding sequence ATGGAGGGCGGCGAGACGACGCTGTCGGCGTTCGGCGGCGACACCAAGGTGCTGCACGCGTTCCAGACGAGCTTCGTGCAGGTGCAGACGCTGCTGGACCAGAACCGGCTCCTCATCAACGAGATCAACCACAACCACGAGTCCAAGGTGCCCGGCGACCTCTCCCGCAACGTCGGCCTCATCAGGGAGCTCAACAACAACATCCGCCGCGTCGTCGACCTCTACGCCGACCTCTCCTCGCTCTTCGCCGCCTCcgatgccggcggcggcggccgcgccgcGTCCGAGGGCGGCTCCGTCGGCACCTTCCGCCAGGCGGCCGCCGCCGGGCACAAGAGGATCAGGTCCGGCCTCGACTGA